From the genome of Deltaproteobacteria bacterium:
AGGTGTCCGAGTGGTTTAAGGTGCACGCTTGGAAAGCGTGTGTGCGTTAACCCGCACCGGGGGTTCGAATCCCCCCCTCTCCGCCAATTTTGAAAGTACCACTGCGATCTCAAGTAGTTAATTTTGCTTGAGATCGTAAAGTTCGTGGAGTGGTACAAATTGAGTGACAAAGACGAAAAGTCGCTGATGATTGCGCTTGTCAAAATGCAAGCGAGTTGACGCAGAATGTTTTTGATTACTCCCGAGAGATTGATCAGGAATCGAGATCTCGATGCCAGCTAAACCTATTAAATAACCGAGCCTAAAAATCAATCTTCTGTACAACCCGGACAAAAAAAATCGAGTATAAAAATATTACTGCACACTAATATCAAAAATCTTCAGCAAACCTTGAGGACCATTTAGTTCAAAATGCATCTGTTTGATCAGATCAAAGCCTAGCAGACCATCAATACCGAAATGCGAGAAATTATCGAAATCGTAGACACCAACCTCCATGCCTGTAATCGAACGTCCAAACAAATTGAATTTTTCTACATTGACGATATATCCTTCAACTTCCTCGCCAACTGGTCCTTTTACTACCATTGTTCGAGTTGCCAGACGTGCAGAATACCCGATACTTTCCATCACGCCTGTATGAATCTGAGTTGTTCCGCACCCTGAATCAAAAACTAATTTTACTCTTTCATGACTTCTTGGACCAACTACTAATGCATCAACAATTGGTATGTCCTGATTGCGATCAAAACTAATGAGCTGCATTTGGAATTACCCTGATACAGCCCATCCGAATAACATTAGCCGTCTCTTTAATGTCACCGACATATAACCGAGCACCTGGAATAGGATCATTAGAGATCATTAGCTGATCAAATGCTTTTCTTGTGTCTGCATGTAAGTGCACCACTCCAGCAGATGGATAAGGAGTTCCTTCTTCCCAGTCGTAGTCAATAAGATGCACCCACTGACCATCGTATTCTTTGCGAATTTCATCCCATGTGAGTTTTTTCATATGCGCCGCCTGTAAAATTGAGAATTAAAAATCTGCCTAAACACTAGCACATTCCGCAAAAATCTGCCACAAAATCAAAAGCATGCGCATTCACGGAAACGCAGCAGTTACATCATTCCCAGCGCTGAAGTAAGGATTTTTTCTTGAGTTCATCAAATGCGAGAAATCCAGCCCGAAATCGATCTTCTCTATGACTTCCTCTGAAAGCAGCTTTATATTGATCTCATGATCATCGTAATCGCTGCCATTCGTATGTCCAACAACGTGATTAGCCCAGTCAATACGTACGTTCTTCTCCTTCAGATGATGCTTAAGAGTATGCCTGAACGAGTGATGACATAATTTGTTTTTATCTTTAGTGCGATCTTTGACCCCACAGCCAATAAGATACTTATCAAACCACTTAGAGCCTTGTGCCCAGTAGCCGTTCTTCTTGTCCCACTTAAGCCCAGAAAATAGCATCGTCTCACCAGCAGACTTCTGCTGAGTAACGTAATTCAAAAATCCAAGTTTGATCAGCATCGAGTGCACTGTTGTTCTTCTTTTTGCAGCTTTTGTTTTGCCAACTTTGTCGCCATTAGGGTTCAGTTGAGCAGCATTAAAATGAAAATAATGAATGTCCTGTTCTTCTTTGATATCGCATAGTTTTAACTGACAGAGTTCATTTCCTCTTGCTCCTGTATAAAGAGAAATCAGTGGTATTCAAAATCTAAAAGCATTTTTATGTTTCTTGCCGTTACACTGCATATATTCGTCACTGTAGAAGATCTTTTCTAAATGCCATTTTGTAAATCGCTGACGCTCATCCTCGTCAGTGACTCGTAGTGTAAAACCTTCTGCGTAATTATTATCTGTATAACCATGTCGTTTTGCCCAATCGAATAGAGCACTCACGTATTGCAGATATTTGTTCTTAGTTTTTGTTGATACAGTTTCAAAACCATCCAATTCGATGATCTCTGTAATATGCTTGCCCCTAAACTTATTAATGCAGTTTCTATTTTTGGGAAGTTTTAATACAATCTCCTTGTAATACCTGATCTCTTCGTAACCAAGAGTATCGAAGTGCCGTGCTCCCATGACTTCCATAAAGAGATCAAAGATCGACTGAGCAGTAGTGACTGTGCCAATCTTCCAATTAGACTGTTCTCTTTTTTCAGTGAGATATTTCGCTATTACCAGATCAATTTTATATTTGCCTGTCTTTGTGACTGTCTGAACCTGAGTGCCACCAACATCAAGTAAGCCATTCCGCTTTTCGCCTTCTGTTAGCAGTGATTGTTTATGATCATCATAGTACTGCTTCCGCTCAAGCGCCTTTCTTTCTCGTCGCAGATCTTCTTCTGCTCTGAATTGCTGAATTCGTTTTGCAAGATTAAACTTCTCACCGCCACCGCTATTTTTTGAATCTTCTGCCATAATTAACGCCTCCGAACAAAGATCATGCAGCCTAAGCTGCAGCTCGCAGCCACGCCTTAGCGCCTCACGTTTTTTGCTTGTGTTAAGTGAGAGCCTGATCTCTCGTTGAATATCGTCAAATCTCCGCAAAACCTGCTTTGAGACCACAAATCTCAGATAATAGATCCCGTGCCGTGACTTATAGATAAAAGCAGGTAATTTCAAATAGTTATCCTCATTAGACTTAAGATAACTATACTTTCTCCGCAGTTTTTAGTCTAAATTTCCAATAAATCTGCCCACTTAGTGATACAAACTCAGAAAAGCCCAAGAAAAAAGCTATTGTAATTACAGAGTTATAGACACGCAAAAAACAAAATCGTAGAATCCCCCCCTCTCCGCCAAGATCGCATCATATGTGGCAGTCGTTCTGGGTGGCGGCCCAGATGTCGGAAAATAGAGGGTTTTTAAGTGATGGAGCTTTGGAAGGAGTTTAGCGAGAATATCGTTACTCATAGTGCGGCGCATCACTTGTTGGCAATTTTTGAGCTAACTGCTTCTAGGGGTTATGCCAGAGTTAGCGATGTGGCTCGCTATTTGGATATTACAACTGGCAGTGCGTCTACTAATCTGAAGAATCTAAAAGCCAAAGGTTTAGTAACTGAGGACGACAACAGATTTTTGGCTTTATCCAAAGAAGGAACCAAAATAGCCCAAGCGATACTTGCAAGGCGAAAAATTTTGCAGGACTTTTTTGTGAATATTCTAGGTGTCGATCCTACCCAGGCTGAAATAGATGCTTGCAAGACAGAGCACTTGTTGAGCAAAGAGACGACAGACAAGATGGCAAGTTTTATTAAAAACTCTACTAAATAATTATCGTGCCATAATTAAGACGACAGATGCGTTAAAACTCTCATTAGCTTCCCTATCCAGAGAGGCCGCAATAAATTTACTAGAATAAGTATTCATAGCATTTACTAGTATATATAGTTTGGTGTAAACTAAAATAAGTATTTCGGCATAGAGAACGATACCTATCGCTATGTTGATAAAAGGTGGCAGTGCTGTCTTTCGCAAAAATGTTCGTTCCGTGTGTTGTAGTGAAACGAGCTGGTCTTTTTAGTGATTCTTTTAATTCATTAGTAGGTTTTTTTGGGTTTTGTGTGTCAAATGGGACGGCGTGGCGTTGCCATGTGACTTTCTTGGAGGACATATGAAGGCCCTGCAGGCAGTTGGATATGCCTTGACAAGTGATGAGTCCCGAAATGAACTTGCGCGGCTTATTAGCTCGGATCACCCTCTAGTACTATTGGAGGCTGCCGTGTCTTGGAACGAGCTGCTTGAAACTCTTAAGCCTATCTACCTAAATGCGAACGACTTATCTTCTTTTCCGCCTCGATTGATGCTTGGGCTTCACTATCTTCGGCGCCTGTATGGCCTTAACGATCAGCAGCTAGTCGATCGCTGGGAACATGACCCATATTGGCAATACTTTTGTGGCTCCAAATATTTTGAAAAAAAATTGGCACTCAAGCCAGAGGATATA
Proteins encoded in this window:
- a CDS encoding retropepsin-like domain-containing protein; translated protein: MQLISFDRNQDIPIVDALVVGPRSHERVKLVFDSGCGTTQIHTGVMESIGYSARLATRTMVVKGPVGEEVEGYIVNVEKFNLFGRSITGMEVGVYDFDNFSHFGIDGLLGFDLIKQMHFELNGPQGLLKIFDISVQ
- a CDS encoding tyrosine-type recombinase/integrase, which translates into the protein MPLISLYTGARGNELCQLKLCDIKEEQDIHYFHFNAAQLNPNGDKVGKTKAAKRRTTVHSMLIKLGFLNYVTQQKSAGETMLFSGLKWDKKNGYWAQGSKWFDKYLIGCGVKDRTKDKNKLCHHSFRHTLKHHLKEKNVRIDWANHVVGHTNGSDYDDHEINIKLLSEEVIEKIDFGLDFSHLMNSRKNPYFSAGNDVTAAFP
- a CDS encoding metal-dependent transcriptional regulator, which gives rise to MMELWKEFSENIVTHSAAHHLLAIFELTASRGYARVSDVARYLDITTGSASTNLKNLKAKGLVTEDDNRFLALSKEGTKIAQAILARRKILQDFFVNILGVDPTQAEIDACKTEHLLSKETTDKMASFIKNSTK
- a CDS encoding transposase — encoded protein: MKALQAVGYALTSDESRNELARLISSDHPLVLLEAAVSWNELLETLKPIYLNANDLSSFPPRLMLGLHYLRRLYGLNDQQLVDRWEHDPYWQYFCGSKYFEKKLALKPEDIKNWRQLARTRLSDFDDVIS